The following proteins come from a genomic window of Carassius carassius chromosome 10, fCarCar2.1, whole genome shotgun sequence:
- the LOC132151497 gene encoding E3 ubiquitin-protein ligase Itchy-like, with amino-acid sequence MKAQLQITVLSAKLQDGKKNWFGPSPYVEVCVDGQSKKTEKCTNTHSPKWKQSLTVIVTPFSKLIFRVWSHQTLKADILLGMATLELSETLKANDMKICEIVQTLQLTSDREDSEVVGDLSVCLDGLQVDPETFSSEEQKHNAVVNAGSKLNGDVAGSRDSSPSGDITDEAALPNGHAVGSPGSFSPSGAALRPPRTPRAQRPHKPTSSTASSAGSTPTHGSSFPSPEASPQVCVNGETETQGSGSGSDQAPSVSPTPPRAPLISNGLLPPGWEQRVDPNDRVYYVDHIEKRTTWERPEPLPQGWERRLDPMGRVYFVDHINRTTTWQRPTLESVRNYEEWQNQRSQLQGAMQRFNQRFIYGLQEQLAPTANKEFDPLGPLPQGWEKQTDSNRRMYFVHHPTRSTQWEDPRTQGLLNEKPLPEGWEMRFTVDGIPYFVDHNRKTTTYIDPRTGKSSLENGPQITYVRDFKAKVHYFRFWCQQLAMPQHIKIHVSRKTLFEDSFQQIMSCHPQDLRRRLWIIFPGEEGLDYGGVAREWFFLLSHEVLNPMYCLFEYAGKDNYCLQINPASFINPDHLKYFKFIGRFIAMALFHGKFIDTGFSLPFYKRILNKPLALKDLESIDPEFYNSLIWIKDNNIEDCGLEMFFSVDKEILGEVTTHELKPDGGNIQVTEENKEEYIRLVAEWRLSRGVEEQTQAFLEGFNEVLPQQYLQYFDAKELEVMLCGMQEIDLGDWQRNIIYRHYTRSSKQIVWYWQFVKEIDNEKRMRLLQFVTGTCRLPVGGFADLMGSNGPQKFCIEKVGKENWLPRSHTCFNRLDLPPYKSYEQLKEKLLFAIEETEGFGQE; translated from the exons ATGAAGGCCCAACTTCAGATAACAG TTCTGTCTGCTAAGCTGCAGGACGGTAAGAAGAATTGGTTTGGACCCAGTCCTTACGTCGAGGTTTGTGTGGATGGCCAGTCCAAGAAGACGGAGAAATGCACCAACACTCACAGTCCCAAATGGAAACAGTCTCTCACTGT GATCGTCACCCCTTTCAGCAAGTTAATTTTCCGGGTTTGGAGTCACCAGACACTTAAAGCAGATATTTTGCTTGGCATGGCCACTCTGGAGCTCAGCGAGACCTTAAAAGCCAACGACATGAAGA TTTGTGAGATCGTGCAGACGCTGCAGTTGACTTCAGACCGAGAGGATTCAGAAGTGGTTGGAGATCTCTCCGTGTGTCTCGATGGACTGCAGGTGGATCCCGAGActttttcttctgaggaacaaaaGCACA ATGCTGTTGTGAATGCAGGATCCAAACTGAACGGAGATGTAGCAGGAAG TCGAGACTCCTCCCCATCTGGTGACATCACTGATGAAGCGGCGCTGCCCAACGGTCATGCAGTGGGAAGCCCGGGGTCTTTCTCTCCATCAGGAGCGGCTCTGAGACCCCCCCGCACACCTCGAGCCCAGCGGCCACACAAACCTACTTCCTCCACAG CGTCCTCTGCAGGCTCAACTCCGACTCACGGCAGCAGCTTTCCCAGCCCGGAAGCATCTCCACAGGTGTGTGTGAACGGAGAAACTGAGACTCAGGGGTCAGGCTCAGGGTCAGATCAGGCTCCCAGCGTCAGTCCAACGCCTCCCAGAGCTCCTCTGATCAGTAACGGCCTTCTTCCTCCTGG CTGGGAGCAGAGAGTGGATCCGAATGACCGTGTTTACTACGTGGATCACATTGAGAAAAGAACCACATGGGAAAGACCAGAACCACTGCCACAAGG CTGGGAGCGTCGTCTGGACCCGATGGGCCGGGTGTATTTTGTGGATCATATAAACAGAACTACCACATGGCAGAGACCCACGCTGGAGTCGGTGAGAAACTACGAGGAGTGGCAGAACCAGCGCAGTCAGCTGCAGGGAGCCATGCAGCGCTTCAACCAGAGATTCATCTACGGA CTGCAGGAACAACTCGCGCCGACAGCTAATAAAGAGTTTGATCCTCTGGGTCCTCTTCCGCAGGGATGGG AGAAACAGACTGATAGTAATCGCAGGATGTATTTTGTTCACCATCCTACAAGATCCACACAATGGGAAGACCCTCGAACACAAGG GTTGTTGAATGAGAAGCCTTTGCCGGAGGGTTGGGAGATGAGGTTCACAGTGGACGGGATTCCATATTTCGTCGATCACAACAGGAAAACGACGACTTACATCGATCCTCGTACAGGAAAATCCTCCCT TGAGAACGGCCCTCAGATCACATACGTACGAGATTTTAAAGCAAAAGTGCACTATTTCCGCTTCTGGTGTCAG CAACTAGCAATGCCTCAGCACATTAAGATCCACGTCAGTCGCAAAACGCTGTTTGAGGACTCCTTTCAGCAG ATTATGAGTTGCCATCCTCAAGATCTGAGACGGAGACTGTGGATTATTTTCCCCGGGGAGGAGGGGCTTGACTATGGAGGCGTGGCCAG GGAGTGGTTCTTCCTGCTGTCTCACGAGGTCTTGAACCCCATGTACTGTCTGTTCGAGTACGCCGGCAAAGACAACTACTGCCTGCAGATAAACCCCGCCTCCTTCATCAACCCCGACCACCTCAAATACTTCAAGTTCATTGGCCGGTTCATCGCTATG GCTCTTTTTCATGGGAAGTTCATAGACACGGGCTTCTCTTTGCCTTTTTATAAGCGTATCCTGAACAAACCTCTGGCTCTGAAAGACCTGGAGTCCATCGACCCGGAGTTTTACAACTCGCTCATCTGGATCAA GGATAATAATATAGAGGATTGTGGCTTGGAGATGTTTTTCTCGGTCGATAAGGAGATTTTGGGAGAAGTGACCACACATGAACTCAAACCTGATGGAGGAAACATTCAGGTGACAGAGGAAAATAAAGAGGAGTATATCAG GTTGGTGGCTGAGTGGAGGTTGTCCCGAGGGGTCGAGGAACAGACTCAGGCGTTTCTCGAGGGCTTTAATGAAGTCTTGCCGCAGCAGTACCTGCAATACTTTGATGCAAAAGAACTGGAG GTGATGCTGTGTGGGATGCAGGAGATCGATCTGGGCGACTGGCAGAGGAACATCATCTATAGACACTACACTCGCAGCAGCAAACAGATCGTCTGGTACTGGCAG TTTGTGAAGGAGATAGACAATGAGAAGCGAATGCGTCTGCTGCAGTTTGTGACCGGCACGTGTCGACTTCCTGTCGGGGGATTCGCTGACCTAATGG GGAGCAATGGGCCGCAGAAGTTCTGTATTGAGAAAGTGGGAAAAGAAAACTGGCTGCCCAGGAGCCACACATG CTTTAACCGTCTGGATCTGCCGCCGTATAAAAGCTACGAGCAGTTAAAGGAGAAGCTGCTGTTTGCCATCGAGGAAACAGAAGGCTTCGGTCAAGAGTGA